The Pseudoliparis swirei isolate HS2019 ecotype Mariana Trench chromosome 1, NWPU_hadal_v1, whole genome shotgun sequence genome has a window encoding:
- the LOC130194401 gene encoding receptor-transporting protein 3-like: protein MSRSTDWVPSLWRETFEELLDEDNELDYGDQWNLNFSYVQTADVTQEERKRGWKIYCHSGFGSFECASCHKVWSSARVSLLFRYRLRRDRGSVIMRPFGQACLSCQDNDFHRPGFSTEEVKDVLCGLFAKIRKNCYRVEDDNNCGDSSPNTKRFTKPHEADFCEACQQGICCQPDETDAEIN, encoded by the exons ATGAGCAGATCTACAG ACTGGGTTCCTTCTTTGTGGAGGGAGACCTTTGAGGAGTTGCTGGACGAAGACAATGAGCTGGACTATGGAGACCAGTGGAATCTCAACTTTAGCTATGTGCAGACAGCTGATGTCAcccaggaggagagaaagagaggctgGAAGATCTACTGCCACAGTGGCTTTGGAAG TTTTGAGTGTGCATCTTGCCACAAAGTCTGGTCTTCAGCACGAGTGTCGTTGTTGTTCCGTTACCGGCTGCGACGTGACCGCGGCTCAGTGATCATGAGGCCCTTTGGACAGGCCTGTCTCAGTTGCCAAGACAATGATTTTCATCGCCCTGGTTTTTCCACGGAAGAGGTGAAAGACGTCTTGTGCGGACTGTTTGCCAAAATCCGGAAGAATTGCTACAGAGTTGAGGACGACAACAATTGTGGTGACAGTTCACCAAATACCAAGAGGTTTACCAAACCTCATGAGGCAGACTTCTGTGAGGCCTGCCAACAGGGCATCTGCTGTCAGCCGGATGAGACAGATGCAGAGATAAACTGA